Proteins encoded by one window of Nitrospirota bacterium:
- a CDS encoding branched-chain amino acid ABC transporter permease — protein sequence MMRARFAPVLALVTVITVVQLLTFAAGREFYLTQLTMTAYYSLIVVGLCLLMGFAGQISLGHAGFFAIGGYTTAVLTTLDLSAYRDLGVVSRLASLGVLSARQDLYGGHILCVHPWVAFAAAVLLALGVAWAIGIPVLKLKGHYLAMATLGFGTIIFSLVLGTQRFGAADGISSVPPFPLLPGMSVSGGSSLRVLNYYFAWLLVAAAMVLLVNLINSRVGRALRSIHGAEDAASAMGVDTARYKLSIFMLSAVLAAIAGVFLTHFNGGIGPSEASIMKSVRYVAIVAVGGMGSIWGTLIMSVVLNFLSLRGSFGTFDDAVFGGILILIMLFAPDGIIGSDLRALVRKFLPKADVVKRPEK from the coding sequence ATGATGAGAGCACGCTTCGCCCCGGTCCTGGCGCTTGTCACGGTTATCACCGTTGTTCAGCTGCTGACGTTCGCGGCAGGCAGGGAATTCTATCTGACGCAGCTCACCATGACGGCGTACTATTCGCTCATTGTGGTCGGGCTTTGTCTTCTGATGGGCTTCGCGGGCCAGATCTCGCTCGGACACGCTGGTTTCTTCGCGATCGGCGGCTATACGACCGCGGTCCTGACCACCCTCGACCTGTCGGCTTATCGGGACCTGGGCGTCGTTTCCCGGCTTGCCTCGCTCGGCGTCCTTTCCGCCCGCCAGGACCTCTACGGGGGCCACATCCTGTGCGTGCACCCCTGGGTCGCCTTCGCCGCGGCGGTGCTGCTCGCGCTCGGGGTCGCCTGGGCCATCGGCATTCCCGTGCTCAAGCTCAAGGGGCACTACCTGGCAATGGCCACGCTCGGCTTCGGCACCATCATCTTCAGCCTCGTGCTCGGCACGCAGCGGTTCGGTGCGGCGGACGGCATCTCGAGCGTGCCGCCCTTTCCCCTGCTGCCCGGCATGAGCGTCAGCGGGGGTTCTTCGCTCCGCGTGCTGAACTATTACTTTGCCTGGCTGCTGGTGGCCGCGGCCATGGTCCTGCTCGTCAACCTCATCAACTCCCGGGTCGGCAGAGCGCTCCGCTCGATCCACGGCGCCGAGGACGCGGCGAGTGCCATGGGCGTGGACACGGCGCGGTACAAGCTTTCGATCTTCATGCTGAGCGCGGTGCTCGCCGCCATTGCCGGCGTCTTCCTGACCCACTTCAACGGCGGCATCGGACCGTCCGAGGCGTCGATCATGAAATCCGTCCGGTACGTCGCGATCGTGGCCGTGGGAGGCATGGGCAGCATCTGGGGCACGCTTATCATGAGCGTGGTGCTGAACTTCCTTTCGCTTCGCGGCTCCTTCGGCACCTTCGACGACGCGGTGTTCGGCGGCATCCTGATCCTGATCATGCTCTTCGCGCCCGACGGGATCATCGGCTCCGACCTGCGGGCGCTCGTGAGGAAGTTTTTGCCGAAGGCAGACGTGGTGAAGAGACCAGAAAAATGA
- a CDS encoding ACT domain-containing protein, with protein MTVDQISIFLENKSGRLAEVTDILARNGINIRALSLADTADFGIFRLIVSDPQKTQAVLKENGFTVAKNEVVAVVLPDRPGGLAGVLKTLQGKGINVEYMYAFVQKSEGNAVLIFRFDEIERAIEALRNAGVKVLDGEEVRRL; from the coding sequence ATGACGGTCGATCAGATATCCATATTTCTCGAGAACAAATCGGGGCGCCTGGCCGAGGTGACCGACATTCTTGCCCGGAACGGGATCAACATCAGGGCCTTGTCCCTGGCTGACACGGCCGACTTCGGTATCTTCCGGCTCATCGTGAGCGACCCGCAAAAGACGCAGGCGGTCCTGAAGGAGAACGGCTTCACCGTGGCGAAGAACGAGGTCGTGGCGGTGGTGCTCCCCGACCGGCCGGGCGGACTCGCCGGCGTCCTGAAGACGCTCCAGGGAAAAGGCATCAATGTCGAGTACATGTACGCCTTTGTCCAGAAGAGCGAAGGGAACGCCGTCCTCATCTTCCGGTTCGATGAGATCGAACGGGCCATCGAAGCGCTGCGGAACGCGGGCGTAAAGGTCCTGGACGGCGAAGAGGTCCGGCGGCTGTAG
- a CDS encoding branched-chain amino acid ABC transporter permease: protein MIELFFQYLVAGLTYGTIYAIVGIGFNIIYNTTGIINFAQGEFVMLGGMTAVSLHAHLPLPLAVLGAVVITMIIGGLIEIAFIRWLVKPSVLRMIIITIGISILVREAALTVWGEGVRSLPYFTGNEVSALSFGGVRVSPQVLWSIGVCSVVVLLLNLFFKYTMLGREMRACASNRDAAALCGIPTRNMVTLSFVLSAGIGALAGCVVSPITYTQYNIGTGLAIKGFTVAILGGLGNSMAAVAAGFILGILESFSIWVLPTAYKDAISISILLAMLFVRPSGLFGNREAMRLKDF from the coding sequence TTGATCGAGCTTTTCTTCCAATACCTCGTGGCCGGGCTCACCTACGGCACGATCTACGCCATCGTCGGCATCGGCTTCAACATTATCTACAACACCACGGGGATCATCAATTTCGCTCAGGGCGAGTTCGTCATGCTCGGCGGCATGACGGCCGTTTCCCTGCACGCGCACCTGCCGCTGCCGCTCGCCGTGCTCGGGGCGGTCGTGATCACCATGATCATCGGCGGCCTGATCGAGATCGCCTTCATCCGGTGGCTCGTGAAGCCGTCGGTCCTGCGGATGATCATCATCACCATCGGCATATCGATCCTGGTCCGGGAGGCTGCGCTCACGGTCTGGGGCGAGGGCGTCCGATCCCTTCCCTACTTCACGGGGAACGAGGTCTCGGCCCTGTCCTTCGGCGGCGTCCGCGTGTCGCCCCAGGTCCTCTGGAGCATCGGCGTTTGTTCGGTGGTCGTGCTCTTGCTGAACCTCTTCTTCAAATACACGATGCTCGGCAGGGAAATGCGGGCCTGCGCGTCGAACCGTGACGCGGCGGCGCTCTGCGGCATTCCGACCAGGAACATGGTGACCCTTTCGTTCGTTCTCTCGGCGGGCATCGGGGCCCTGGCCGGCTGCGTCGTCTCCCCCATCACCTATACGCAGTACAACATCGGCACCGGCCTCGCCATCAAGGGATTCACCGTGGCGATCCTCGGCGGTCTCGGCAACAGCATGGCGGCCGTGGCGGCCGGTTTCATTCTCGGCATCCTGGAATCGTTCAGCATCTGGGTCCTGCCCACGGCGTACAAGGACGCGATCTCCATATCGATCCTGCTGGCCATGCTGTTCGTCCGGCCGAGCGGCCTGTTCGGGAACCGGGAAGCCATGCGGTTAAAGGATTTTTAA
- a CDS encoding ABC transporter substrate-binding protein, translating into MKILRLIGIMACVITLSVGTALAGGTIKVGAILAITGPASFLGAPEAKTLEMLVEDLNAKGGVNGTKIELVIKDSGASPEKAVSFAKQLIEEEKVFAIIGPSTSGETMAIKNIAEEGRTILLSCAAAEVIVNPVAKYVFKTPQKDSYAVVKIFQQMKKMGISKIGILSSNTGFGKAGKEQLEKLAPESGIQIVISEVYDKAATDLTAEATKLKSANVQAIVNWSIEPAQAIVIKNARQIGMTVPIFQSHGFGNINYVKAAGAAAEGVIFPAGRLLVADVLSDKNPQKSLLLSYKRTYESRYKEDVSTFGGHAYDALILLERGMKDAGPNADKEKVRTAIENIKGLVGTAGIFTMSPADHNGLDMDAFAMLTVKDGRFALLEK; encoded by the coding sequence ATGAAGATTCTGAGGTTGATTGGTATCATGGCATGCGTCATCACACTGTCCGTGGGCACGGCGCTGGCCGGCGGCACGATCAAGGTCGGCGCCATTCTGGCGATCACAGGGCCTGCGTCGTTCCTCGGCGCGCCGGAGGCAAAGACGCTCGAGATGCTCGTTGAGGACCTCAACGCCAAAGGCGGCGTCAACGGCACCAAGATTGAGCTGGTCATCAAGGATTCCGGGGCCAGCCCCGAGAAGGCCGTCTCCTTTGCCAAACAGCTGATCGAGGAGGAAAAGGTCTTCGCGATCATCGGCCCGTCCACGAGCGGCGAAACCATGGCCATCAAGAACATCGCGGAAGAGGGAAGGACGATCCTCCTTTCCTGCGCTGCCGCCGAGGTGATCGTGAATCCCGTAGCAAAATACGTGTTCAAGACACCCCAAAAGGACAGCTACGCGGTGGTCAAGATCTTCCAGCAGATGAAGAAGATGGGAATCTCGAAGATCGGCATCCTGTCCTCCAACACCGGGTTCGGCAAAGCGGGCAAGGAGCAGCTTGAGAAGCTCGCACCGGAGAGCGGGATCCAGATCGTGATCAGCGAGGTCTACGACAAGGCGGCCACGGACCTCACCGCCGAGGCGACGAAGCTCAAGTCCGCCAATGTCCAGGCCATCGTGAACTGGTCCATCGAACCGGCCCAGGCCATCGTGATCAAGAACGCCCGTCAGATCGGCATGACCGTGCCCATCTTCCAGAGCCACGGCTTCGGCAACATCAACTACGTGAAGGCGGCGGGCGCCGCGGCCGAGGGCGTGATCTTTCCGGCAGGCAGGCTGCTTGTGGCGGACGTGCTTTCGGACAAGAACCCCCAGAAATCCCTGCTCCTTTCCTATAAAAGGACCTATGAGTCCCGTTACAAGGAGGACGTGAGCACTTTCGGCGGCCATGCCTATGACGCCCTGATCCTCCTCGAGCGAGGCATGAAGGACGCGGGGCCGAACGCGGACAAGGAGAAGGTCCGGACCGCGATCGAGAACATCAAGGGGCTCGTGGGCACCGCGGGCATTTTCACCATGTCCCCGGCAGACCACAACGGCCTCGACATGGACGCTTTCGCCATGCTGACCGTGAAGGACGGCAGGTTCGCCCTGCTCGAGAAATAA
- a CDS encoding ABC transporter substrate-binding protein, whose translation MRLFRLLLAMFIISALAVLPAFAADTIKVGAILSVTGPASFLGAPEARTLEMLVEDINAKGGVIGKKLELLIKDSGGSPEKALSFAKQLIEEEKVFAIIGPSTSGETKAVKSIAEDGKTLLISCAAAEFIVNPVAKYVFKVAPKDSYAAVKIFQQMKKMKISRIGVLSSNTGFGAGGKEQLEKLAPEHGIQIVVNEVYDKSATDLTAEVTKLKAAKVQAIVNWSIEPAQAIVIKNARQIGMKVPIFQSHGFANIQYAKAAGAAAEGVIFPASRLIVADALPDKNYQKPVIMAYKKAYEAKFHEDVSTFGGHAYDALMLLARAIREGGDDRERVRSSFENIKNFIGTAGVFNFSPSDHNGLDIDAFALLTVKDGKFVLLEK comes from the coding sequence ATGAGGCTGTTCAGACTTCTTCTGGCGATGTTCATTATTTCGGCTCTCGCGGTCTTACCCGCTTTTGCCGCGGACACGATCAAGGTCGGTGCTATCCTCTCCGTGACCGGACCGGCATCCTTCCTCGGCGCGCCGGAGGCGAGGACGCTCGAGATGCTCGTCGAGGACATCAATGCCAAAGGGGGCGTCATCGGCAAGAAGCTGGAGCTCCTCATCAAGGATTCCGGCGGAAGCCCGGAAAAGGCGCTCTCCTTCGCCAAGCAGTTGATCGAGGAGGAGAAGGTCTTCGCGATCATCGGCCCGTCGACCTCCGGCGAAACCAAAGCGGTCAAATCTATCGCGGAGGACGGCAAGACGCTGCTCATTTCGTGCGCCGCCGCAGAGTTCATTGTGAACCCCGTTGCAAAATACGTGTTCAAGGTGGCTCCCAAGGACAGCTATGCCGCGGTCAAGATCTTCCAGCAGATGAAGAAGATGAAGATCTCCAGGATCGGCGTGCTTTCCAGCAACACCGGCTTCGGCGCAGGGGGCAAGGAACAGCTCGAGAAGCTGGCTCCCGAGCACGGCATCCAGATCGTGGTGAACGAGGTCTATGACAAGTCCGCCACGGACCTGACGGCCGAGGTGACCAAGCTGAAGGCTGCGAAAGTCCAGGCCATCGTGAACTGGTCCATCGAGCCGGCGCAGGCCATCGTGATCAAGAACGCGCGCCAGATCGGCATGAAGGTGCCGATCTTCCAGAGTCACGGCTTCGCCAACATCCAGTACGCAAAGGCGGCCGGCGCGGCAGCGGAAGGCGTGATCTTCCCGGCAAGCCGCCTCATCGTCGCAGACGCGCTTCCGGACAAGAATTACCAGAAACCGGTCATCATGGCCTACAAGAAGGCCTATGAGGCGAAGTTCCACGAGGACGTGAGCACCTTCGGAGGTCATGCCTATGATGCGCTGATGCTGCTAGCCCGCGCGATCCGGGAGGGTGGCGATGACCGTGAACGCGTCCGCAGCTCCTTTGAGAACATCAAGAACTTCATCGGCACCGCCGGGGTCTTCAATTTTTCGCCGTCAGACCACAACGGCCTCGATATCGACGCCTTTGCCCTGCTGACCGTCAAGGACGGCAAGTTCGTCCTGCTGGAGAAGTAG